In Benincasa hispida cultivar B227 chromosome 8, ASM972705v1, whole genome shotgun sequence, the sequence TTACTCAAAACAATGAACAAAACTGCTCTTAGTGCATTGTGCAGGACATTGGATGGGACTCCTAGCAACTACAGGGTTTTCCAGCCCacattttctttccattttagaGTAAGTTgcaaaagttactcttgggttAATGGTGCAAGATTTTCTCCTCCCTCTTGAcacttcaatattttttttcccattgagTAAACTTTTCAATAAACAGGGTTAAAGTTTAAGGGCGTATTACTTGAAACTAACTCTTCTTTTAGAATTTCAATCTCATCAGTCAACTATGAGCTCATATGATGTAACCTAAATGCTAAAAGGAGTAATCTTCTCAGAATCAAGATTGTaaatcttttattagaatgaataatgtattcgatacaataGTGGAAGATTCCGATTTATAGAGCTTTATTACAAGTAGGGTAAAAATGAAATTAACCTAGAATATTACCTAATTACCCAATTAACCCCTATTCATCTTACATCCCAAAATAAAAGGGAAACACCATTTTCCCAGTTGCAAGCAAATAACTTCCATTAAATTTCGATTTTCAGTTTTCAAGATATAACAAGATTATATTTCAGCAAAAGAACACCTAGAACAAACATTTAATACTTACTTTTTTGGTTCAATTCAATGACCTTATACTTAGCTCCAAGCCGTGTGAGCAGCTGCTTGACACTCGAACAATACCCACAGTAAGTCTTACTGCCATGTGAACAAAGAATAATTGAATCATTATAAGAACAATCTTCCCAAAATTGAAgtattcttcaatcttcaatacCGATAACAATTAGGCCAAATTTCTCAGCAATAAGAGCTAAATCATTCAACATTCTGCACATCTTCATTATCACAGAATCAAAcatattgataaaaagtaaatGGTGGGAGAATCAACAAGAAACTCAAACGAGGAAGATCAAAACCCAAATAGAGATTTTCCACTTTGCCTTAACATTTGAAAATTCTggtaaaacttgaaaaaatcaGTTCTGGGATAGTGATAGAACCTGAAAACAACAACAGGCTCAGAGGAGATTATCTTCTTAGCTTCGTTAAGCGCTAATTCCAGCTCTTCTTTACTCAATTTGTTTGAGCTGAACCACGACCCCATGACCTCGGTTAATGAGATCAAACAGGAGAGTTTCAAGGATTCTTTGCTATGAAGAAATCGGTATGAATTTGGAAATAGAGGGGAAGAATAAAGGTCAAAAGAGACGAATTTTGATGTCAATTTCACTTGCTGAAAGAGTAAAAGAACAAGCTCGCATGGCCGTCCGAACGCCGAAGATCTTCAATGCCCACGAATAATTTATTTCCACGGTccagatttttttcttttcttaattctttctttttctgaaaAGTTAATTATCTAACCATTGATAAAGTTAGCAttttaatttatctaattcaaaACAAATCCTAAAGTATTGTCAGTTCGAAGTTAATCTTTaacaaacttgaaaaaaaaattattaaaaaaaaaaactaacttaaaaaaaaaatcgtaaaagaaaaataatgtaaCTATGTTCAGATTGGTTaagattgtttttttaatacaataagagaactaattttaaagtttatgcTAAGGAGAATCACTAACAAAATTTGAGTGTATGAAGggcataaattaaaataaaattagtcaAGAAGTATTGGAACtacattaattttctttttcttctaaataaaaaatagcaATTGGAATTAAACTACGTGATCATTTACTATAACTTCCATTTATAGAGATTGATATTTAAGAATTAAttgattttgttaaataaatatttaatatataatatccATTTCATGTAGTTAAATAGACAAACTCTTAATTGCTTTAAGTCTTCTTAAAGTTGAAACCGATGCTGACATGACTTGCaaatgattaaaagacaatgaaGGATTAATCACAGAATATAATGTAAATTTTTTGGATGAATCTTGGGTTTCTTTTTGAGTATAGGTGACCATAGAACCAATTACAACTTAGAACCCAATTGTCTGTAATCTACACCCAAAATGATCAACTATGGGATGATAAGCTACCAATGAATGAACTTCAGAAGATCATACTAATacatttgtgtttttgtttcACTTGGATGAAAAAATCGTTTCAAATTCCTTGTACAAGCCTTTGGATTTGGACCTGAAATCAGATGAACTTATGGAAGAGCTTCTGCTACTTCTGCTCCTACTTCTCCGCCCCCAAAACCCGGTCCACTGCATACCACTTCCCGAAGGATCATTTGACGTCCCTCCTTGCTCTTTAGTGAAGCTTGCCTTTGCCAACTTTCGAAGTTGTTTCAACCATGGTTTCTCATTACTCGAGCTTCTACTGCCCGACATGTTCCTATCAGACGAGTTATCCATGGTTTCGGAGTCTCCGCTAAGGTTCACGGCGAATATACTTTCCAAGTTTTTAGTGAATCTTTGTGGGAGGAATAGGAGGAGGAATCCAATAAAAGCCACCTTGAGTCCTGAAAAGAATGATTGCGCACCAAAGTCAAGTTGTTTTGCCTGTTTGTACAAAGCATACCATTCATTGATCAGTTGTGGACAGTAGCCTATAAGGAACAGCGCCAGCATTGTTATTCCGAGTTTCGTTTGATCCGTGATTGAAAATTCTTTATCTAAGAGAACTGCGCAAATAGCGAAAAGGCCAACTTCACATGTGTTGGAGATGATCTCAACCAACTGAACTTTTTTCTTGATAAATGGCTTCTTGAGAACAAGGAAAAAGAGCTGAAATGATGAGATGCATAATAAGGTAACTATTGGAGTTCTGGAAGAGAGTGTTTCCTTGTAGGCACCAGCCATGATTCCAAGAGTGACTCGTCTGATAGATTCGAGGAGTGTATAGTATATTCGAAGGATGCCAAACAGCTTCTGGATGAATGGTGCTTCTGCATCTTCTGTTTCATCATCTGACGCAATAATCTGATCGCCACGTTTGTTGGGATTCGCCACAGAAATTTGAGATAACATATACTTTGGAGGACCTCTTAGATCTTCAAACATTGGCCCAAAAATTGTAAGGTAAACAGAGTTTGGCTGGTTTTTCCAAGTCCATTGACTTCTCTTGCCAGGACCTAGAGTTACACGAACAAGTTCTTGGTACCAATGAAATTTTTGGCCTTCTTGATGAACTTCTTTGTACTGAAGTAGCTTCCCGAACGTGATTCCGACTGAAAGAAACAACAGCAAGGCTAGCAAAAGAAGCGACACAATGCCAAGCAACAAAACTCCAACTATTACTCCTGCAAGAGCTCCACCTAGCACAACCAAAATAAAGATCCAAACAAGTTATATTCTTCTAGAAATGCTTTGCTCCCAAGTACATAGGGAGCAAATAAGACAGTTGGAGCAGATAAATTATTCGAAAGTTACCTCTAAATAATGCGCCTGAGGCCATGGACATGGAAGGTAGTACAACAAATGTAATGAATATCTCAAATCTAGGGAAAGTAAGTGCTCCATAACTGCCCCGTGTGTTGTATATTTTCTTTCGACATTTCAtaatgaaaaggaaaagagcATGGAGGAATATCAAACTGCCAGCAAAAATTCCAAACCAGAACATGCTTCTATAAAAATCATTCCACCTGCTAGGATAAAACCAACATGTTCATTTGTAAGGAAATTGAATCTCTGTTTAGTCTGTAAACAAGATATAGAAACaaaatgaatttaaagataGAGATGCCATAGCTCAGCAACGATAATGGTTTCATTAGCTcataacattcatcaacacatctAATTTCCAACACTCCAAAGGAACACTATATGATCAAACGAGATCTTTACCGCCATTCATCCATTTTCCTATGCATTTTGAGCTTGGAACTTTGATATTAGAACACAAACAATGGAGAGCTTTACTCCGAGAGAGCCATATTTTAACAAAATGCAGACCGGTTTTTCTCATGatattcattcaaaatgaagcAAGTACTAGGATAAGCATCTTGAACAGAATTTCGATCGCAGGCTCTAATATTTTGAGTATATTTCCTTTCATTTTGATCCATACCAAGAAGAAAGAACCACTATTTGATAATGAAAAAGCAAAACAAGAGAAATACTTACTGACTGTAACTTCCTGCTCCAAAAATATTATCTGCTTGGGGTTTGATATTCTGACTCTGTAAATAAAAAACCatctttatataaaaaaaaagaaaaagttcatCTTCCATTGCCATTAATAGAAGATAAGTCATTCCTACTTACCTCGAAAAATGATCTGTATTCCATTGGAGTAAGTGGCAACCCATATAACTGATCAACCACAGTAAAGTTATTGCCTGGAACCTTGTTTTGCAGAACTTCTGAATGACTAGTTTTGgaaagataaggatttgatccagTAAACGGGCTGTAGCCGCTTAAGTCAGGATGATCATGCTCATCTTCCCATGGAAGTCTAAGGTAAGGAATACTCCATTGCAAGCCCTTAGCAAATTCATAGTACTCGACAGGCAGGGTAACAGGCAACCATATAGATAGCGCAAAAATCTGAATGTGGCAAGCAATTCTCTGCATAAAAGAGAAGCTGCTTAATATGCTGTATTCAAGCAGTTTATTGAACATGTTTATGTTAGCAACTCGAGAAACGGTATTTCAAAGTGGTCGGTGTTTGGATTGAACATCCATCCAAGATGGTGAAGTgagaattttaagaaaaatttggtGCTTGTAACTGAAGAAGTCATGAAAGTTGTCTTCAAACATGTACAAAATGAAGTATCTACTTTAAGCTATGGAATAGAGGGGAAAAAATAAATAGTGAGAGACTGCTTCAAAGTTACATACAAAAATGTTTCTTGTAGGATTATATGTCAGAGAAGAAGATGATCTCATGAATACTCCTTCTGATTGAAGGTTAGCTGTTGATACAGTGAGTAGTCCTGCTGCAAGGGATGTTGCTGTAAATGAAGCAATTGTAAAGATCGAAACGACTGTAGATATCGCCGGTATAGAATCTGcatattttgttcataacatatcttatatataacaattgaaataaattaatgaaaggACAAGGGATTTATCAGTATGATGCAGACTCAAGTATTTGAATGCTTACAGTGCCACACTTGCAGGATATTTGATGGTAGATTATGATTTCCAGCAACATCAGTCGTTACATTTTCAGGGACACTGACAGATATGATTTCATCCTCAGCTTGTACTTCAACAGAGTAGATATTTCTGCCCATTTCACGAAAGCTGGGCCATAGAAAgatattataaagaaaaagaaaagcagACAATCTGGTTTCATTGAAAACTTAACCTGCATATAAACACTAACTTGCCTCTGCAAACGACCTCCACGAATTGATACACACGATAAGTTGAAATCAAATACAGGCTTAATGAAATTCACGGTGACTgaaaatcttttttcttttgtcctCATATAAGTAGTTGTACTGAGCACCACTGTAGGCCTAAGGGAATCTGAAATTCACAGTATGTATTATGAAATTCTCAGACTTGTGAAGTTCATAAATTATCGATTATTGCCATAGGTGAAGTAAGAAGTTCCGCTAGTAAGTTCCTCAACTAAAAGTATTGTTTACCATAAAGGAAAGTAACTGGTGGAAGTGGTGAAACGGGATTTCCTTGTCTACTTATTATAGAGTTAGGCTTGAGGCTCACTGTGATTATTGCAATTCCAGAAACATTTGTAACCTGAATAGGAAATAGCATATCAAGTGAAACATATACAGATGGACATCAGAAAACAAAAACGAAAACATATACAGTATAAAAACACTAACCCAAAAGCTGAATCTACGATTTCCAAGGCTCCTTCCACTAATTGGAAGCAGCATGCCATCGCTTACTTCAAGAGCATTCAAAACTTCCACAGATGAATTAAGAACTGGTTCTGAAAAGTACAAGTAGACCTTTAGGTTATCAAGTTTGTTTGTTGCTTGTACCAGTCTGGTGTCACTGTTGAGCTGGAGTAGCCTTTCCGGAACACGAGTTTTCAGGTTGGCAAGCAGTTTTCTTCTATCTGGCAAGTTTAGAAGTTTGTGTTACAATTGCAACATAATTAAGAAATGGGAAATAACGATTGTCCAGTAAGCTTACCAAAGTGCAcataagaaattgaattttctgTTCTTGTGAATATATTTCCTGCACTATCAGTACAGAATTTCTTATCCATTACTAATATAATTCTTCCATATTGAATGGTAGATGGTAAAGCCACAGAAAGTGAGTATTTGAGCTTGGGCTGAAGAATTTTGAAAGATGATGGCATAACACGCCCTTCACCGTACACCAGTAGCTGcaatgaataatttttttttatatcagaCTTCAATTTCTTTCCAGACAATAAAAATGTTTTCTGCCAGCAAAATTAGACAATATGGATATGACCATTTTACATTTAGATATCTTTGCTTCAATATGCTGTAGTTCTGTAGAATCATGGGATACACCATTATTTGATATCCGTTTTGAGGatgtaaagaaaaatataaagaccaAGAAACTTCTCAGCCGTATTGTTAAACAGTACGAAAATGAAAGCAGCCACCTACTCACGTTGCAGGCCTCTACAGATGAACATCCGAAACCTCCACCACCATTACATGGTTCAGAGAAAGAAATATTTACAGAAACATTTAAAGCGTTCGTAAATGTTGTTGAGGCCATAATTGATGCTGTGGGGGGAACAGTATCTGCAAAAGAATGGATAGTAAAGAAATTAGCAGAGTTCAAGGGAGAAAACTAACTCTTTTTTCCTTCAGTTTGTGAATGCTACGTGTGACTGAGGGTGCAAACTAACAAAATTTccactttatttattattattattttaaactttcaaatggAATATATTGTCTTGAAACATGATAGACAAAATTTCTACAAGAATGACGGCTGAAAACAAAAGTTTAAAAGAGCATTTTATGAAGCatagtgttattgaaattgaaatcgTTATAAAGGGTATGTTCAGTTTCACTACTGATAGATGCTTAATTATGTTTGcatggaaagaaaaataacaggATTTACACTTCTTCAACTTAAGCAACTAATTACAACTTACAAGTGCTAACTGAAAACATCATGAAACCACTTTCTATTTCTCAGTGAGAGATTTTGATCAAATTCTATCATCTTATGTGAAGTTAAGTGGCTGATGATCCAAGTACTGTTTTGACTGAGAACGATAATTGAGATTCTTATATGCTTACCAACAGTCCACTTGTAGCTAGAACAGCTAAATCCCTTCGACAAATTAGTGCAGACCATGAATTTATGCTCTCCATCCTCCAACTTAGAGAAGAAAATCTTTCTGTCATTGCAGTCTAAGGAGTGGTTATCCAGCTGCAGGAGAGAAGTAGAGGTGCCCTTGAGTATATTATCAATGAAAAGAAGTGCAGTGCAAAGTGAAGATAAACATTAGGAACCACATTTTCCAATTCCAACAAATATAGATCAGAATGTTCTGTTTTGAAGTCCAAATAATCTAGTAGCTATTCTCAGTTAATGGGAGTCAAATTCTGGAATTTCCTAGCCAGAGTCTTCAAAATAAAGACATCAACAGACAAAAATGCTTAAACATCGATGACCTTACCAAATCAACCAACTAAACTGAAGGATTATATtgcagaagaagaaaagaaataataagaaagagaaagagagaaagcaCATGAAGACAACAGCAAAGTAAACAAGCGAGCTCAAAGAACTGATAGAGTTGAAGGTACCGAGCAACTGATGTTGCAGTCCTTGCAATTATTACTGAGGCCATTCACTAAAATTTCAAACACAAATGTGGCTGACTTTAAGCGTGAGAAAGCCTTAGGGGCCTCCAAGAACTTCACAGTGACCTTAGAACCATGGCAGCGAGCTCCAAAgcacaaaagagagaaaatccAACAAAGACAAACCAAAACAGCAACTTTAAGCAGACCCATTTCAGAAAAGTATTAAGTTTCAGTCTGAGACATGAGGTCAGGAATCAATTGGCACATTTTGAAGTTATGACTAAGGAGGTTGAGCTTTCAGAGTAGGTTATGGCGTGGGAGAAAGAGTGGTGaggatgaaaatggaaatggGAGCTTGGGCAAGGAAATGGGAAGAGCTTACAAGAAACAATAAATGGTCTTAGAAAAAGTGACAGAGATATAGAAGAGGCTAATTTAGTGGTGTTCATGAAGGCTCTAGGAAAGAGAGAGTGAACAAGACTACAAGAGAATGACATGCAACTTACAAGATAAGCATTTTCACAGGCtaatttagagagagagagagagataaggAGAGAgatttttatatgaaaaatggacGGAAACCAAGACAGTGAAAGAAGCACCATCGTTTTTTAGCCTAAATGGTCGTTCAGGGGCTTCTATATCTTCACGGAAGTAATTCGAAATAATAAAAGGATTATTAAACAGTTCAAAGATTTAAACAAAGAGTTCTTTTTATATTAGTTAATCAATATAATGGCTGATCTTTTGCACTTGGGAAAGAACCAAAAAAGAAAGCAAACACAAGAAAAGTTAAATAGTCAAATGATTAAAAGAACAAGTACATTTCCACATTCTTAATTCTACAGCTATCCGATGCTATTGCTATGAGAGAAAATAGCAGCCATGCCAGGACGACATTTTCAATGTGTTATTTCAAAGTTCTAAAACTGTTTTCATACAAAAGttcatgaaggaaaaaaaaccctCTTCATTCAGATGGAGTCAGTCAAGTTTTAAACTAATATGGAAGTGAATTTAAAAACACTTCGAATTTTGAGAGGATTGTTAGAGATTTTTCCTGGCTCCTTTCATTTAACCTCAGACCCCATTTGAAACAAACGGCAAATTTGGGATGTCTGGCCCATATTGGAACGAGCAGCGACATGACATCGCCATTAATGGCAAAATAGGAACTCAAGCATTCAATAAGCGGAGAGAGAAATTTCAAGTCGGGTCATCTGTGCTTAGTTTTGGGCCCAATTTCAGGTGCATGGAAACCCTTGTCTTCTTGATGAAAAAGCTTGCAATATGGCTGGCCAATTGGCAATGTCCCGCTTTGGAAAACCAAAGGACAACCTCTGTTTCATTAtctcctctctttctctctcgaAGCACAGCCTCTGATTCATTATCTCTTTCAGTGTCTCAGTTTGGCTGGGCTTTGGATAAAGACTTAGAAAATGGAAGCACAGCCTCATGTGTCAATGTTAGGAGAAATGGGGAAAATTGATATTATGCCAAATAGAAAGACGACAAAAGAGATAAGAATGTTGACATTAGGGAAGTAGGCAAGATGTGGGTTGATGAAATTTTGGAGGATATGTTGGAAAAATCTAATCTTTTCTTAAAAAGTATATGCTAATTAGCAAGGTatgcaaagaaataaagaataatTCAAGATTATGAAGAATTTGATAATGAGGTTTTTTGTTGAACCAAAAAAGGGGAGCTTTGGATGTAGAAGAAACCAGCTTCAGAGCTCAAAACGAATTGAAAATGGGGTTAGTTGTTACCATTAATGAGAGGTAATGTGGATTGTACTATATATGAACGTCAAAATGTTTGATCAATGAAGAAGGAAGCCAAGGTCACAaaggaaggggaaaaaaagaaaccaTTTTGGCGTTTCGAATTTACTTCAAAATGTGATATAGTATCAGAATATTAATGGCATTGATGATTGAGGTCTTGGTTGTTGAACCAGAAATGGTGAGTTGCGTATTTTATACGATAAAGATGTTCGAATTTGAGCTATGGCTAAATtgggaaaagggaaagaaagtCGGATCATTCACTGTTCATATTCATTCTCTCACTGCCTTGGTTTTGCAGTGGATTTGTCATTGTAGGCTTGTTTATCAATGGCTTCTCTGTTGCCCTCTTTCTCTTCCTTAGTTCTTGTTTAGGCTACATGAAGGCATCAAAGAGTGCTTGCTTGTCTCGCCTTATAAACACTTTCGTTCACCAGGCCTCCATTTTTCTGATTGTCTTGTTTAACTTTGCTTTTGTGCACAGTAATCAGGTCAAAGAAAGATAGTCTCAAGTATGAAATGCCTGAGAAAAAGCACCTTTTCGATGCGTTGAGGAAGTTACCCGACGATGAGCAGATGCAGACGAATTCTTCAACGAGGTAAACTTGATTGGAGGAATT encodes:
- the LOC120082862 gene encoding uncharacterized protein LOC120082862 isoform X2, with protein sequence MGLLKVAVLVCLCWIFSLLCFGARCHGSKVTVKFLEAPKAFSRLKSATFVFEILVNGLSNNCKDCNISCSLDNHSLDCNDRKIFFSKLEDGEHKFMVCTNLSKGFSCSSYKWTVDTVPPTASIMASTTFTNALNVSVNISFSEPCNGGGGFGCSSVEACNLLVYGEGRVMPSSFKILQPKLKYSLSVALPSTIQYGRIILVMDKKFCTDSAGNIFTRTENSISYVHFDRRKLLANLKTRVPERLLQLNSDTRLVQATNKLDNLKVYLYFSEPVLNSSVEVLNALEVSDGMLLPISGRSLGNRRFSFWVTNVSGIAIITVSLKPNSIISRQGNPVSPLPPVTFLYDSLRPTVVLSTTTYMRTKEKRFSVTVNFIKPVFDFNLSCVSIRGGRLQSFREMGRNIYSVEVQAEDEIISVSVPENVTTDVAGNHNLPSNILQVWHYSIPAISTVVSIFTIASFTATSLAAGLLTVSTANLQSEGVFMRSSSSLTYNPTRNIFRIACHIQIFALSIWLPVTLPVEYYEFAKGLQWSIPYLRLPWEDEHDHPDLSGYSPFTGSNPYLSKTSHSEVLQNKVPGNNFTVVDQLYGLPLTPMEYRSFFESQNIKPQADNIFGAGSYSQWNDFYRSMFWFGIFAGSLIFLHALFLFIMKCRKKIYNTRGSYGALTFPRFEIFITFVVLPSMSMASGALFRGGALAGVIVGVLLLGIVSLLLLALLLFLSVGITFGKLLQYKEVHQEGQKFHWYQELVRVTLGPGKRSQWTWKNQPNSVYLTIFGPMFEDLRGPPKYMLSQISVANPNKRGDQIIASDDETEDAEAPFIQKLFGILRIYYTLLESIRRVTLGIMAGAYKETLSSRTPIVTLLCISSFQLFFLVLKKPFIKKKVQLVEIISNTCEVGLFAICAVLLDKEFSITDQTKLGITMLALFLIGYCPQLINEWYALYKQAKQLDFGAQSFFSGLKVAFIGFLLLFLPQRFTKNLESIFAVNLSGDSETMDNSSDRNMSGSRSSSNEKPWLKQLRKLAKASFTKEQGGTSNDPSGSGMQWTGFWGRRSRSRSSRSSSISSSDFRSKSKGLYKEFETIFSSK